A genomic segment from Corylus avellana chromosome ca5, CavTom2PMs-1.0 encodes:
- the LOC132181640 gene encoding uncharacterized mitochondrial protein AtMg00810-like codes for MQAGFSQSKTDYSLFFNHNGNSSTFVLVYVDDIIITGNDDLAINQLKHFLEKKFLIKDLGKLKYFLGIEVARSKKGIFLSQKKYILDILKDTGLIGGRVSDFPMEQHLYLSPDDGTLLPDPTPYRRLVGRLIYLTVTRPDINYSVNILSQFMHSPRTAHMDAAHRVVRYLKGSIGKGIFLSSSSTIHLQGYCDSDWAGCPITRRSTTGFCIFIGSNLISWKTKKQSTVSRSSAEAEYRAMATLTCELQWLKYLLNDMGISHSSPITMFCDNQAALHIANNPVFHERTKHIEIDCHFVREKLQSKLIAPRYIPASHQLADVFTKPLGKDAFHGLICKLGVISIHDPT; via the coding sequence ATGCAAGCTGGTTTTTCTCAGTCTAAGACtgattattcattattttttaatcataatgGCAATTCTTCTACTTTTGTCTTGGTCTATGTAGACGACATCATCATTACAGGAAACGATGATTTGGCTATCAACCAGCTCAAGCACTTTCTCGAGAAGAAATTCTTGATCAAAGATTTAGGCAAGCTTAAATATTTTCTTGGCATAGAGGTTGCCCGTTCGAAAAAGGGCatatttctttctcaaaagaaaTACATCTTAGACATTCTCAAGGATACTGGTTTGATTGGAGGACGTGTCTCTGATTTTCCTATGGAGCAACACTTGTATTTATCACCAGATGATGGTACTTTACTTCCTGACCCCACTCCTTATCGTCGATTGGTGGGACGTCTTATATACCTTACTGTCACAAGACCTGATATTAATTATTCAGTCAATATTCTTAGTCAGTTTATGCATTCTCCTCGAACGGCTCATATGGATGCTGCGCACCGTGTGGTTCGATATTTGAAGGGTTCTATTGGTAAGGGAATTTTTTTATCATCATCGAGTACTATTCATTTGCAAGGTTATTGTGATTCAGATTGGGCAGGGTGTCCTATTACTCGACGATCTACTACGGgcttttgcatttttattggTTCCAATCTTATTTCTTGGAAAACTAAGAAACAATCTACAGTTTCTCGGTCTTCTGCTGAAGCTGAATATCGAGCCATGGCCACTTTAACATGTGAACTTCAAtggttaaaatatttgttgaatGATATGGGTATTTCTCATTCTTCTCCAATCACAATGTTTTGTGACAACCAAGCTGCCTTGCACATCGCCAACAATCCAGTTTTTCACGAACGCACCAAGCATATAGAAATAGATTGTCATTTCGTTCGGGAAAAGCTACAGTCCAAACTTATTGCTCCAAGATACATACCTGCATCTCATCAACTTGCAGATGTATTCACAAAGCCATTGGGTAAAGATGCATTTCATGGTTTAATTTGCAAGTTGGGTGTTATTTCCATACACgatccaacttga